In Candidatus Binatia bacterium, the genomic stretch CACGCGGCACAGATGAAGTGCCGGGTTTCCTCGAAACCCATCACGAATGAACGGGCCGGCGCGGGCGATGCTCGCAACTGAGCACGGCTGCAAGCCGGACGACTTCCTCACGGGCTGAGCCATCTCCACATCGTCTCCGATGCAATCTCCACGACGTCGTTCTCGCTCCTCATCTCACGCCTCTTTCACAATTCGTTCAGGTGGTTCTTACGTCCCCCAAAGCCCAAGCGGTTCACGTGCTCCTCGAACTGCCGGTAGGAGTAGCGCCGGTCGGCGTGCACGACCGCGGTTTTGTTGGGGTAGATGCAGGCGCTGCGGCGGAGGAAGCTTACCGGGGTGAAGTTCGTGCGGTAGACGTCGTCACGCGGCATAAGGGGACAGACTGGCGAGGAGACTTGAACTCCTGACTGATCAACGATGCCTGAGCCTATCCCGCAAACCCTTGTGGCACAAGGGTCCGGGGCAGGCTGTGTGTAGCTTTTGCCGGCGAGTCGGCGGCGCCGCACCTAGTACCGGAGTGTCGGAAAGTCCAGCTTGCACTGCTGCAGCGCTGCGGCATCGACGGTGGCGGCCGGCAACACCGGCGGATTCATGAGCGCCGCATGCGAGAAGTCGAACAGGTCCAGCAGCGGCAGCGCGTTCGCATCGCGATTGGTGAGCGCTGGCAGGTCGAACCGGGTCTCGATGAACCGCAGGATCGAGGTGTGATCGTGGACGGCGTGCGACACGAAACCGGGCTTGGCATACGGTGACACCACCACGAACGGCACGCGGAAGCCATAACGGTCGAACTGCGCCGAGAAGTTGCTGCCGGGATCCGCCGGATCGAGCAGCGGCGCGATGTTGTCGGGCACGCACGCCGACGGTGGTGGCACGTGGTCGTAGAACCCGCCGTGCTCGTCGTAGGTGTAGAACAGCGCCGAGGTCGGCCAATTGGGGCTGGCCAGGAGTGCTTCGATGAGCCTCGCAGCGTACGCCTGCCCTTGCTGGATGTTTGCTGGCGGGTGCTCGTCGTTCTCGACCATCGTAATTCCGATCGACCCGTCGATGAAGGCGACGGGCGGTAACGTACCGGCGGCGGCGTCGCTGAAAAAGGCAGAGACGGGCACCAGATTTCTCGGGTTGGCGTGGAAGAGCGAGGCATAGGCGAAATCGTTACGGTACACCTTCCACGCGATCTGGTGCGCGTTGAGCTGGTCGAATATCGTCGGCTGCGAAGATGCCGTGAGGTCGTTGCGGATCCGCCCGAAGGAGGTGCCGGCCAGCAAATAGAACCGGTTCGGAAACGTCGGCCCGACTACCGAAGAGAAGTAGCGGTCGCTCATGGCGAAGGTCTTGGCGAGCGCGTAATAGAAAGGGAGATCGTTCTGGTCGTAGTAGCCCATGGAGCGGGCGCCGTCGGGTTCGTTCTGCGTGACGAAGCCGTCGTTCTTTCCCCCGTCGAACTCCAGGTGGCTGCCGGTCCAGGAGTGATTCGTGTCCGCAGTGCAGTAGCGAGTTTGGTGAAAGGCGGCCACCGGCGCGCCGGTGCTGTCAGGGTTGGTTGCACTTGCGGGGAGGCCGTCGACATCCGCATGCCCCGCCGCCGGCAACTGTCCGAAGTAGTTGTCGAACGAGTGGTTCTCTTGCATCAACACGATGATGTGCTCGATCGGGATGGCGGCGCCGTGCGGTGCGCCAGCCGAAAGCGTGTCCGCCGGCAGCGCGCCGGCGTGAAACACGCACGACGGCGCAGCCGTTGGCGTCGGTGCCACGGCCACCTTCCCGGGCTCATCCTCGCCACAGCCCACCAGCAAGACACACACGATCAGCATCAGCACAGGCCGATAAGTCAATCGCACACCTCCATTGCCAATTTGACCCGGCGAGGCTTATCAAGAAATGAAGCGTCAAGCTACAATGCCGGCGGCTCGCGTTGGAGAAAGCTAGACTGTTCAAGGTCGCCGGCCAACGTGAGGCGGTGGCCGCTGGCTCCGCCAGCGTTGCGCCGCTCGGCACCGAGAAAGCTGGCGCGGAGATTCACTCCGGACCTGCTGATTACGAAGCCGAGAAGGACGAGTAGAAAACTTCAGGCCTCTTGCGGGGTTTCCTCACACGATTCGGATCTTACGCTCAGCGGTTTTCGATGGATTTCAGTGAATTACGGCGATTTTCGTTGTCCAACTGACATCAGTACTGACACCAGGCTTTGCTCCTGCCGGATCACCGCTCCTCTTCGAAAATGCGTCGAATGTCGCGAGAGGCATGCAGCACCCGGACGATTTCGACCGCATCCTTCAGCGGCCGGTAGAAGATGAGGTGCTTTTCGAATCCGGGGATCGGCCACATGCGGAGCTTCTTCACTTCTTCCGCCGCGCTTTGCCCCGGAGGACGCGGCGGCGGACGTCGTCCCAATCCTTCCTCGTCATCTCGGTGGCCGGGCCGCTCCCCAGGCCATCGAGGAGTAGCCGCTCCAGGTGATCCTCGGCGTTGCGTTTTTGCTCGGCGCGCACCAAGGCGCGGACGTACTCGCTCGGCGTGCTGTAGCCGCCGCGCTTCACCTCCGACTCGATGAACTTCTTCATCGGTTCGGGCAGGGACACATTGAGGCTCGTCATGCTCTGTTCCTCCATCACCTCCAAGGATAGGAGATCATGGCAGAAACTGTCAATAAAGCGCAGGCCCATGAAGTCCACAAGGGCGCATGGAGCCGCTGGCGGGAGCGCCGGGAGTGCGACGAGCGCGTTCTGGGCAGCAGCGAGTTCCTCCACCAGGCGCTGACACGGTTGTCCGCCGAGCCTTTGCAGGCGCGCGACCATGTTGACGTCAGCGTCGCCCGCCTGTGTCAGCGCGTCGCGGCTTACTTCGATGTCAGCGAACGCGAGATCGCCAGCCCAAGCTTACGGCGCCAGGTCCTGGCGCCGCGTGCGGTGCTCTGTCATCTGGCCGTTTGCCATCATGGCGTCTGGCTCAGCGGCGTCGGGCGCCGCCTCTCGATCTCTCGTACGAGCATCGCCCGCGCTGTCCAGCGCGCCCCTGTCGTGTACACTGAGCACGGCTGCAAGCCGGACGACTTCCTCACGGGCTGAGCCATCTCCACATCGTCTCCTGCAATCTCCACGACGTCGTTCTCGCTCTTCATCTAACGCCTCGTTCACAACTCGTTCAGGTGGTTCATACGTCCCCCAAAGACAACGACTTGCGAAGGATCGTCCCGTGACGCGGCGCGAGGACTCGACCGCGTCCGGCGAGATTCTCGAAGAGCTGGCCGGGCCTCAGCGTTCTTGCGTCGGAATCGAGCCGATGTAGTCCATCTTGCCGAGGTCCACGCCGTTGTGGCGGAGGATCGCGT encodes the following:
- a CDS encoding type II toxin-antitoxin system RelE/ParE family toxin, translated to MWPIPGFEKHLIFYRPLKDAVEIVRVLHASRDIRRIFEEER
- a CDS encoding alkaline phosphatase family protein; translation: MTYRPVLMLIVCVLLVGCGEDEPGKVAVAPTPTAAPSCVFHAGALPADTLSAGAPHGAAIPIEHIIVLMQENHSFDNYFGQLPAAGHADVDGLPASATNPDSTGAPVAAFHQTRYCTADTNHSWTGSHLEFDGGKNDGFVTQNEPDGARSMGYYDQNDLPFYYALAKTFAMSDRYFSSVVGPTFPNRFYLLAGTSFGRIRNDLTASSQPTIFDQLNAHQIAWKVYRNDFAYASLFHANPRNLVPVSAFFSDAAAGTLPPVAFIDGSIGITMVENDEHPPANIQQGQAYAARLIEALLASPNWPTSALFYTYDEHGGFYDHVPPPSACVPDNIAPLLDPADPGSNFSAQFDRYGFRVPFVVVSPYAKPGFVSHAVHDHTSILRFIETRFDLPALTNRDANALPLLDLFDFSHAALMNPPVLPAATVDAAALQQCKLDFPTLRY
- a CDS encoding type II toxin-antitoxin system ParD family antitoxin; its protein translation is MTSLNVSLPEPMKKFIESEVKRGGYSTPSEYVRALVRAEQKRNAEDHLERLLLDGLGSGPATEMTRKDWDDVRRRVLRGKARRKK